The following proteins are co-located in the Sardina pilchardus chromosome 24, fSarPil1.1, whole genome shotgun sequence genome:
- the rpa3 gene encoding replication protein A 14 kDa subunit — MSGVFEAPKHRINASMLSQYVSKPVCFTGRVEKVHPSGKSFTLTDGEGKTASVELNEPLDEELSGFVEVVGMVSNKGTIMAVAYTALRDEKIPFDLELYNEALKIIHDHPQHYPFQ; from the exons ATGTCGGGTGTATTTGAAGCCCCTAAACACAGGATAAATGCCTCTATGCTGTCTCAGTATGTGAGCAAGCCCGTTTGCTTTACGGGGCGAGTGGAGAAG GTCCACCCGTCAGGAAAGTCTTTCACACTAACAGACGGCGAAGGCAAGACTGCATCCGTAGAGCTCAATGAGCCG cttGATGAGGAGCTGAGTGGATTTGTGGAGGTGGTTGGCATGGTATCCAACAAAGGCACGATCATGGCTGTAGCCTACACCGCCCTCAGGGACGAAAAGATACCCTTCG ATTTGGAGCTTTACAATGAAGCGCTGAAGATCATCCACGACCACCCTCAGCACTACCCTTTCCAGTAG
- the umad1 gene encoding UBAP1-MVB12-associated (UMA)-domain containing protein 1, with amino-acid sequence MLSFFGLRKDQSKKPSGERELDGFVIIGETVEEQRQKMQGMNIASHSTNVVIQPAKPPRGRPAPPPVAEDLQASVAVPAQAFSPSPVPGGGGDGGGDGEGGGGGDDASAVPSLPELLADVPFTLAPHILAGQTGRPLLLLPDVVLHGDANHDLDSFRYDFTLENSVLNQP; translated from the exons ATGTTGAGTTTTTTCGGACTACGGAAAGACCAATCCAAAAAGccttcaggagagagagagctggatggaTTCGTAATCATCG gagAGACGGTAGAGGAGCAAAGGCAGAAGATGCAGGGCATGAACATCGCTTCACACTCTACCAACGTCGTCATACAGCcggccaag CCCCCCCGAGGCCGTCCGGCGCCGCCGCCCGTGGCTGAGGACCTGCAGGCGTCCGTGGCTGTGCCTGCGCAGGCGTTCTCCCCGAGCCCCGTGCCCGGTGGCGGCGGCGATGGCGGCGGCGATGGCgagggtggcggtggtggtgatgatgcgTCGGCGGTGCCCTCGCTGCCCGAGCTGCTGGCGGACGTGCCCTTCACGCTGGCGCCGCACATCTTGGCGGGGCAGACGGGGcgcccgctgctgctgctgcccgacGTCGTCCTGCACGGAGACGCCAACCACGACCTGGACAGCTTCCGCTACGACTTCACGCTCGAGAACTCCGTCCTCAACCAGCCCTGA